Proteins found in one Corynebacterium sanguinis genomic segment:
- a CDS encoding helix-turn-helix transcriptional regulator — MKIKVEGPSDARLYICAMNDPLSRAERGVLRPDLLPVAFRRLAPAESISGLVRWWWFSSWDLPHGQSATQQILAFPSSNVVVEPHMVGISGPTTKSSTRTLEGSGWAVAALLQPAAVPAVVGDPARYRDSYRALAAPGLLKDVGESVAKLDVEAAFCAFEHWLTSTVGPVSSNGLLANAVMERVESDPPIRNVTEWAGAAHVSVRTLHRLTAKHVGLTPLAIIRRRRLQDAAHELRATPAPVGAIAVRMGYADQSHFTREFRATFGTTPSDYRRTAHTL; from the coding sequence ATGAAAATCAAAGTAGAGGGCCCAAGCGACGCTCGCTTGTATATTTGTGCCATGAATGATCCGCTATCTCGCGCGGAGCGGGGAGTACTCAGGCCGGACTTGCTGCCGGTTGCTTTCCGACGACTCGCTCCCGCCGAGAGCATTTCCGGGCTCGTTCGCTGGTGGTGGTTCTCTTCGTGGGACCTTCCACATGGGCAATCGGCGACGCAACAAATTTTGGCCTTTCCATCTTCAAACGTGGTGGTTGAGCCCCACATGGTTGGAATATCCGGGCCCACAACGAAGAGCTCCACCCGAACGTTGGAAGGCAGTGGCTGGGCCGTCGCCGCGCTTTTGCAACCCGCGGCAGTTCCCGCAGTGGTCGGAGATCCCGCACGATACCGCGATAGCTACCGTGCATTGGCCGCCCCGGGACTACTCAAGGATGTGGGGGAAAGCGTCGCAAAGCTTGACGTGGAGGCAGCCTTCTGCGCGTTTGAACATTGGCTGACCAGCACAGTTGGGCCCGTAAGTAGCAATGGCTTGTTGGCCAACGCAGTGATGGAGCGAGTTGAGTCTGATCCCCCGATCCGCAACGTCACGGAGTGGGCAGGCGCCGCGCATGTGTCAGTGCGCACGCTGCACCGGCTCACTGCGAAGCATGTAGGGTTAACGCCCCTAGCCATAATCCGGCGCCGGCGGCTTCAAGATGCCGCCCATGAGCTGCGCGCAACCCCGGCGCCGGTGGGAGCCATCGCCGTTCGCATGGGATACGCGGATCAATCGCATTTCACGCGCGAGTTCCGCGCTACGTTCGGGACCACACCATCCGACTACCGGAGGACGGCGCATACCCTCTAG
- a CDS encoding VOC family protein — MTDNTTPADGAHTTNGVPHGYSTITPFLTVTDAKAALDFYASVFDAKIITAMTNNEAVVHAEIQFDNGRLELGEASSDYNTVASEPESDTVAFSLALYCTNVDRVVELAIAHGATLREPVAYFASGDRYGSIRDPFGVRWTIMTRVEDLSDEESEQQVKEWMETLG, encoded by the coding sequence ATGACCGATAACACCACGCCAGCCGATGGCGCGCACACCACAAACGGCGTGCCACACGGATACTCCACTATCACCCCCTTCTTGACCGTCACAGACGCGAAAGCGGCACTGGATTTCTACGCTTCAGTCTTCGACGCGAAGATCATCACCGCCATGACAAACAACGAGGCAGTGGTCCATGCAGAAATCCAATTCGACAATGGGCGACTCGAGCTGGGCGAAGCGTCCTCTGACTACAACACCGTTGCTTCTGAACCAGAGTCGGATACGGTGGCATTCTCCCTAGCTTTGTACTGCACGAACGTGGATCGGGTAGTTGAACTGGCCATTGCCCATGGAGCCACACTTCGCGAGCCAGTGGCCTACTTCGCCTCCGGCGATCGCTATGGCAGTATTCGTGACCCCTTCGGGGTTCGGTGGACGATCATGACGCGCGTCGAAGACTTGAGTGACGAGGAGTCTGAGCAGCAGGTCAAGGAGTGGATGGAAACGCTTGGCTAG
- the dcd gene encoding dCTP deaminase: MLLSDHDIRAAIDSGRLAIEPYDSELVQPSSIDVRMDKFFRVFNNSRYTHIDPKQEMPDLTTLVEVADGDAFVLHPGEFVLASTLETFTLPADLAGRLEGKSSLGRLGLLTHSTAGFIDPGFSGHITLELSNVANLPITLWPGMKVGQLALFRMSSPAQTPYGSGALGSKYQGQRGPTPSRAYLNFRD, translated from the coding sequence GTGCTTTTATCCGACCATGACATCCGCGCCGCCATCGATTCGGGCCGCTTGGCCATTGAGCCGTACGACTCGGAGCTCGTGCAGCCGTCGTCGATTGACGTGCGTATGGACAAGTTCTTCCGCGTGTTCAACAACTCGCGCTACACGCACATCGACCCGAAGCAGGAGATGCCGGACCTGACCACGCTGGTCGAGGTGGCAGACGGCGACGCGTTCGTCCTGCACCCCGGCGAGTTCGTGCTCGCCTCCACCTTGGAGACGTTCACGCTGCCAGCCGACCTCGCGGGCCGGCTCGAGGGGAAGTCCTCGCTGGGCCGCCTGGGCCTGCTCACCCACTCCACCGCCGGTTTTATCGACCCCGGCTTTTCCGGACACATCACGCTAGAGCTGTCGAACGTGGCCAACCTGCCGATCACTCTGTGGCCCGGCATGAAGGTCGGTCAGCTCGCGCTGTTCCGCATGTCCTCGCCGGCACAGACCCCTTACGGCTCGGGCGCGCTCGGTTCTAAGTACCAGGGGCAGCGCGGCCCCACTCCATCCCGCGCGTACTTGAACTTCCGCGACTAG
- a CDS encoding UDP-glucose dehydrogenase family protein, translated as MRMTVIGTGYLGATHAACMAELGHEVLGVDVDERKIEQLKAGKVPFYEPGLPEVLERNIAAGRLDFTTDYARAAEFADVHFIGVGTPQQRGSYAADTRYVEAVIDDLVPQLRGRHIIYGKSTVPVGTAAALQERANTLATEGTEVEIAWNPEFLREGYAVQDTIEPDRIVLGSRAEDTRAEEIAREVYATPLDKGTPFIVTDLQTAELVKVSANAFLATKISFINAVSEVCEIVGADVTQLADAIGYDDRIGRKFLGAGLGFGGGCLPKDIRAFMARAGELGADQALTFLREVDAINMRRRQRVVDLAREELRSLIGRRVTVLGAAFKPNSDDVRDSPALAVAGQLSLAGAAVRVFDPEAMDNAKKVFPTLDYATSLDDALRGAELVILATEWTEFKKLDPKHAAELVAEQRIIDGRNVLPVDAWQAAGWEIHALGRSL; from the coding sequence ATGCGAATGACGGTGATCGGGACCGGCTACCTCGGGGCAACGCATGCCGCCTGCATGGCGGAGTTGGGCCACGAGGTGCTGGGCGTGGACGTGGACGAGAGAAAAATCGAGCAACTCAAGGCGGGCAAGGTCCCGTTTTATGAGCCGGGCCTGCCGGAGGTCCTTGAACGTAACATCGCCGCCGGCCGCCTTGACTTCACCACCGATTACGCCCGCGCCGCCGAGTTCGCCGACGTCCACTTCATTGGCGTGGGCACGCCGCAGCAGCGTGGTTCCTACGCCGCCGATACCCGCTACGTGGAGGCGGTGATCGACGACCTAGTGCCGCAGCTACGTGGCCGCCACATCATCTACGGCAAGTCCACCGTTCCCGTGGGCACGGCGGCCGCGCTGCAGGAGCGCGCGAACACGCTCGCCACCGAGGGTACAGAGGTAGAGATCGCCTGGAACCCGGAGTTCCTCCGCGAGGGATACGCGGTGCAGGACACCATCGAGCCGGACCGCATCGTGCTGGGCAGCCGCGCCGAGGACACCCGGGCCGAGGAAATCGCCCGTGAGGTTTACGCCACCCCGCTTGACAAGGGCACGCCGTTCATCGTCACCGATTTGCAAACCGCGGAGCTGGTGAAAGTCTCCGCCAACGCGTTCTTGGCCACCAAGATCTCCTTCATCAACGCCGTCAGCGAGGTCTGCGAGATCGTCGGGGCGGATGTCACCCAGCTTGCCGACGCCATCGGCTACGACGACCGCATTGGCCGCAAGTTCCTCGGCGCGGGCCTGGGTTTCGGCGGCGGCTGCCTGCCCAAGGACATCCGCGCGTTCATGGCCCGCGCGGGCGAACTCGGCGCCGACCAGGCCCTCACATTCTTGCGCGAGGTCGACGCGATTAACATGCGCCGCCGCCAGCGAGTCGTCGATCTGGCGCGCGAGGAGCTGAGGTCGTTGATCGGCCGTCGCGTCACCGTCCTCGGTGCGGCGTTCAAGCCGAACTCCGACGACGTGCGTGATTCGCCGGCCCTCGCTGTCGCGGGTCAGCTGTCCCTGGCGGGCGCGGCGGTGCGCGTGTTCGACCCGGAGGCGATGGACAACGCGAAGAAGGTCTTCCCGACGCTGGATTACGCCACCTCGCTTGACGACGCTCTCCGTGGCGCGGAACTTGTCATCCTCGCTACCGAATGGACCGAATTCAAGAAGCTCGATCCGAAGCATGCCGCCGAGCTAGTGGCCGAGCAGCGCATTATCGACGGCCGCAACGTCCTGCCCGTCGACGCGTGGCAGGCCGCAGGCTGGGAGATCCACGCCTTGGGGCGCAGCCTGTAA
- a CDS encoding DUF1772 domain-containing protein: protein MNLPIITSAVALCATVTGGLLSGLYFAFEVSTRKSFARLPDDQYVEVFAGINQAILNPRFLTVFALAPLSSVLLAILVPTRWTILAATASLVALGITVAGNVPLNNYLDNAFTSQNAVSEIRANFESRWNSLNAARCVAQTVAVGATLLFALNTKG from the coding sequence ATGAATCTTCCCATCATCACCAGTGCAGTGGCGCTTTGCGCAACCGTCACCGGCGGGCTGCTCAGCGGTCTCTATTTTGCCTTTGAGGTCAGTACTCGGAAGAGCTTCGCACGTTTACCCGATGATCAGTACGTCGAGGTCTTCGCAGGCATCAACCAGGCGATCCTCAACCCCCGATTCCTGACAGTATTCGCGCTTGCACCACTGTCCTCAGTATTACTGGCCATCCTCGTACCGACCAGATGGACGATTCTCGCTGCAACAGCGTCGCTCGTCGCACTGGGCATCACCGTCGCGGGAAATGTCCCACTGAACAACTACCTCGACAATGCGTTCACAAGTCAGAATGCGGTGTCCGAGATTCGCGCGAACTTCGAGTCCCGGTGGAACTCGCTCAACGCTGCCCGATGCGTAGCGCAGACGGTCGCTGTTGGAGCGACGCTGCTCTTTGCGCTGAACACGAAGGGATAA